The following DNA comes from Cellulomonas soli.
TGTGGTGGCAGCCGCACGAGGGGGTGGGGGCACCGTCGTCGGTCGCCCGGCTGCGGCTGCTCGGCGCCGACACGCACCTGCTCGGGGACCCGCTCCTGCGGGTCCGGTCGCCGCGGATCACCGGCTCGGGCCTCACGTACGACGTCGAGGTGCTCGCCGGGGTCGTGCCCGGCAGGGCCGGCGGGTGCGTCCTGTTCATCAACCCGCCGGTCGGGCCCACGAGCCATTGACGTGCGGACGGTCGCCAGCGGGGCGTCATCCAGATCGGTGGATGCGACCCGTGGCCGCCGCGCTCCAGACTCGGAGCAGTCGCACCTGACGGAGGCACCCATGCCCGGTGGCGAGGACCGACCCGGCCCGAGCGTGCGACGGACGGTGCGCGACGCCTACGGCCGCCGTTCCCCGTTCGCCTCGTCCGTCCGGGAGCCTCTGGCCCGTCGACTCGTCCCGGTGGTGACCTCGGTGCGCGGGTACTCCCGCAGCCGCCTCCAGCAGGACGTGGTCGCGGGTCTGACCGTGGCCGCGCTCGCGCTGCCCGCGGGCATGGCGTATGCCGAGCTCGCCGGCCTGCCCGTCACCGCCGGCCTGTACGCCCTGCTGCTCCCGGTGCTGGTCTACGCCGGGATGGGTGCCACCCGTCGGGGGGTGATCGGCCCCGAGGGCGCCGTCGCGCTGCTGGTCGCCTCCGCGCTCGGACCGCTCGCGGTCGCCGGGTCGGCCGAGTACTCCACGCTCGCCGCCGCCCTGGCGATCGGCGTCGGGTGCCTGTTCCTGGTGGCCAGGCTGCTGCACCTGGGGTGGCTCGCCGACTACTTCTCGCAGTCGGTGCTCGTCGGCTACATCTCGGGCGTCGCGGTGCTCATGGCCCTGGGTCAGCTCACCAAGCTCACGGGCGTCTCCAGCAGCCTCGAGGGGGAGCTGCGGGCGGCCGCCGACACGCTCCTGCACCTCGGCGACGCGAACGTGTGGACCGTGGCCGTCGGTGTCGTCACGCTCGTGATCCTCGTCGTCCTGCCGAGGTTCGCCCCGCGGGTGCCTGCCGCCCTCGTGGTGGTGGTCCTGGGTGTGGGCGTCTCCTGGGCGCTGGACCTGCAGGCGCACGGGGTCGCGCTGACCGGACCCGTGCCGCCCGGGCTGCCCGACCTCGCGCGACCGGAGGTCGGCGCGGACGAGATCCGGTCGCTGGTGATGCCGGCGCTGGCCATCTTCCTGGTGAGCTTCGCCGACGCGATCCTCATCGCCCGCTCGTTCGCCGCCAAGCATCGCGAGACGGTCGACGCCGACCAGGAGCTGCTCGCCTACGGCCTGGCCAGCGTGGCGTCCGGGTTCAGCCACGGGATGCCGATCGGGGCGAGCGGGTCGCGCACCGCGGTCAACGACTCGATGCGGGCGACCAGCCAGGTCAGCGGGTTCGTCGCCTTCTCGGCCATCGCGCTGATCCTGCTGGTGCTCACCGAGCCCATCCAGTACCTGCCCTCGGCCGTGCTGGGCGCGGTGATCCTCGTCGCGTCGCTGCGCCTCGTGGAACCCGCGCAGTGGCGTGCGCTGACGCGCAGCAGCCGCGCCGAGGTGGTCATCGCCGCCGTCACCGCGGTGTTCGTCGTCACGATCGGGGTGCTCGCCGCGATCGCCGTGGCCGTCGTGCTCTCGCTCGTCGACGTGATCCGACGGATGGCCGCCCCCGAGGACGCCGTGCTCGGCTGGTCCGAGGAGGACGGCCGGTTCGCCGACGTGCGCACCCGCCCGGACGCGGTCGTCACGCCCGGGGTCGTGGTCTACCGCCTCCAAGGCCGGTTGTTCTTCGCGAACGCGCACTTCTTCAAGCGGCGCATCTGGGCGGCCGTCGACGGCGCCCCCCGCCCCGTGGCCACCGTCGTGCTCGACGCCGGCGGCATCTCCGGCATCGACGCCACCGCCGTGGACGCCGTCGCGGAGGTGCACGCCGGCTGCCTGGCACGCAACATCACCCTGGAGGTCGCCCGGGCGACCGCCGACCTGCGCGAGCACTTCGACTCCACCGGGTTGACCGACGTCATCGGCGCCGGGCACTTCCACCCGACGGTGGTGGCCGCGGTCGCGGCCGCGACCACGTGACGCCCGCGCGACCGTCAGCAGCTGTGCTCGGGAACGGATCCCGGCCCGCAGACCGGCGGGTCGGCGGCCGGCGCGGTGTCGGTCGGCCCCTGCGACAGGATCGTCATGCGCCAGGAGACCGCGCCGGACTCGTCGTAGGAGACCTCCTCGAGGAGGTTCCCGTTGTCCGGATCGATGATGAATCGCATGCGGTGCCAACCGATGTCGGACTCGTCGCGCTCGACGGCGGTACCGGTCCGCCCTACGGAGTCCGTGACCGTCCCGACGACCACGACGCCGGGGATCCGCGACGCCACGGTCCACAGGGCGGAGCGCAGGGCGGGGGAGGCCGGGGTCTCGCTCTGCAGCTCACCGACAACCGACCACAGCTCGCTGTCGGGGTTGGGTCCCTTGCCGTCCCCGCCCTCCCGGAGGACGCGCTCGAGCTCGGTCGGGTCGGTCGGCAACGCGTACAGCCCCGCCCAGTCCACCGCCGTCCCGGCGTCGAACTGAGTCGGCCCGAGGCTCATCGTGTACACGCCGTCGGCACCGGCCAGGTCGGCATGCTCGCCGAGCGCGCCGTCCTGGAAGACGGTGTCGGTGAGCCGACCACGCCAGATCTCGCGCGGGTAGGTCTGCCCGTCGTACTCCTGCGTGGACACCACGTGCCAGTAGGCCGCGTCGGGCCAGCCTTCCCCCTGGCTTCCGGCGGCGGCCGCCGCCGAGACGAGGACAGCGGCGGCCTCGGCACTGGCGGCCCCGGGGCTGCCGCCGAGGTCGAGCGTCGGCGCGATGACGAAGGCGGTGGCCGCCGCGACCGACACGAACGAGACGAGTGCGGCGCGGCGGCGGCGGGCCCGTCGGGTGGCGTGCACCCGTGCCCCGGCCGCGCGCACCTCCGCGTCGAGCCGGGTGCGGGCGCGGGAGAGTGCGTCGGCGGAGAGGTCGCGGTCGACGGGGGCGGTCGACTCGAGCAGCGTGGTCAGGTCCATGGTCGTCGTCTCCTTCAGTCCGCGATCACGGCGGCGGTGTCGAGCGTGTGCTGCGCGCGTCGGCGCGCACGGGCGAGGCGTGAACGTGCGGCCTCGGCGGTGATGCCGAGCAGGGCGGCCGACTCGGCCGGGGTCAGGCCGTTCCAGGCGACGAGCAGCAGGACCTCCCGCTCGTCCGCGGTCAGCACGGCCAGGACCCGACGCAGCTCGTCGCGACGTCCGAGCGCGTCGATCCGCTCGTCGACGGCCGCCCAGTCGATGTCGTCGTCGACCGGCCACCCCGCGGGCCGGGGTCGGCTGCGCAGGTGCGCGCGGATGACGTTCCGCGCGATGCCGTAGAGCCACGGCAACGCCGAGCCCGACGCGTGCGGGCGGACCCGGACCCGCGCCGAGACCGCAGCCACGAACACCTCGGCGAGCAGGTCCTCCGCCGCCTGGGCGCCGACGCGACGCGACAGGAACCGGTGCACGGCGCCGGAGTGGCGCTCGAACAGGGGTCCCATCGCCTCGGGGTGCAGCGGCAGCCGCAGCAGCAGCTCGTCGTCGGACGGGGTGTCGGGGTTCACACCCCTCCTATGCGTGCGCGGCTGCGGGCGTGACGCGCGAAGGGTAGCGACTCAGGCGCCGCCCGCCGCGACGGCCCTCAGCCTCACCGCGCCGTCGCGGTCGACGACGATCTCGTGGTCCGGGCACACCGGTCCGGGCAGGATCACCGTGCTTCCCGAGGAGAGCTCGATGGTGACGTCACCCGGGGTGCAGCCGTAGTCGAGGAGGACCACGCCTCCCGATGCGGAGACCGTCGCCTCCTCGTCGCCCGTCAGGATCGTGACCTCGTAGTCGCTCTCGTTGACCACGGACAGGTCGCCTTCGTCGCTGCACGCCGCCAGGGTGAACGCCACGCCCAGCACGAGCGCCACGGGCACGACGACCGTCAAGGCCACGGAGAGGACGCCGATCACTGCGAGCCGTGCACGGCCGTCCATCGCACCCTCCGCCTGAGCCTCGTCCTCCAGAGGATCTCGACGCTAGCCACGGCGGGCGCGCGCGGCAGGGAGATCACCTCGCGCGCACAGAACCCGCACAGGAATCGCCCCTGACCAGCCCGCCGGTGAGCGATCCCCTCCGGGGAGGGAGGGTGTCCGTGCCGGAAGCGCTGCCGGAACTGCAGCGCTACCGTTGCGGGAGCTGGTCTCCCCCCTGTGAAGGAGCCGATCGTGTTCCTGCTCGTCACCGTCGTGAGCGTCGTCCTCGGCGTGGCCTACGCGGGACTCGTCGACCGGCGCTTCGGCCTGAGGGACCGGCGACGGTGGATCGCGCTGGTGCCGTTCTGGGTGCTGGCCGTCGCGGTGGCCCTGGCGCTGCACCGCGTGAACCAGGAAGGACTGCTCCCGCAGGCCATCCAGTCGTTCGCGGTCGGCTCGCTCGGCGAGACCCTGGTCGACGGCGTGCGTGCGCTGCGGCGCCGACGTGTCGAGGCATCCACGCGGACTGCCTGAAGACGAGGCGCCGACCGGGTGTCGCCGGCTCAGAATGGCGGCATCTGCCCTATGACGCGCGTGGCGATGTCGACGATTTTCTGGCACCCGGGGTGGTCGGCGACGACATCGGCTGCCACGGCTTCGTGCTCGTCGCGGTAGTCGCCGGCGTTGCGGGTGCGTCGCACCCGGTTGTAGGTAGCGAGGTCACGGCCAAGCGGAGGCTCGAGCTGGGCGTGCACCGCCTCGTAGACGGCGATGTGCCCGCCGGCCCGCGTCGGTCTCAGCCCCTGCGCGACGAGGATCGCCGTAGCGCCTTGCGGTTTGCGCCGTGAAGCGCGTCGTAAGCGAGGACGACATCGCTGTCGGCGACGGCAAGCGCCGAGGTGAGGTGCCGTTGCGCCACCTCGAGCAGCGAGCGTGCCGCGTCCGCGCTGGGCGGCACCCTCTCGAGCGTTCCCTTGTTGAGCATGTCCTCGATGGTCGATCGACCCTGCTCCCAGGGCATCAGGCCCCCTTCGTGTCGGTGTCGGTGAGGTGCAGTGGCACCATCGGGCGTTGGCGGATCGCGACGAGGAACGTCTCCTCTCCGGACTCCCAGCGCGCAGGTGACGCGAACGTGACGTTGACCTCGCGACCGAGCGCGGTGTCGATGCCCTCGAGCGCGTCGTAGACCTCGTCGCGGTTGGGTGACCCGACCACGAGAACATCCACGTCTCCTGGCGTCGGGCCCAGCTCACCGTGCCAACGCGCGGCCCACGAGCCATAGATCGCAGCCTTCTGGATCCCTGCGATGCCGGAGAGTGCGCGCTCGAGGTAGGGCGCCGGCCCGTACGTCACCGTCAGGAGCTGGCGCAGCGGCGCCGTCGCGGGGTTGTGGTCGGCAGGTTTCAGGACGTTCGCGCGTCCGACGGCTGAGCTGGTGAGCAGGTCCGCGTCGAGGAGTCGTCGGACCTCGCGGTGCACGGTCGGTTCGGGAGCCCGCAACAGCCGCGCGAGCTCGGCGGCTGTGTGCGGCTCGGCATCGGTGAGGACACGCAGGAGAAGCCGGGCCTGGAGGTCCGACCGGAAGATCGGGACCAGCGCGGGTGCGGCGGTTCTCATATGGCGAAGGTTAGCCATCGATAAATGAGAGTGCAATCGAGGCATGACCCGTCGGCGACGACGGTCCGGCACTGCCACCTTCCGCCGCACTCGTGTGGCGAACGCGAAGGGCCCGCCACCCACATCGCTGCGAGTCACGGGCCCTTCACCGGCGGAGGATGGGGGATTCGAACCTCCTGAAGATCCATCCCTGACCAGGTCAGGTGTCAGATTGAGCGTGTTCCCGCGCTTCACGACCCATCGTTGAGTGCAGTTGACCGCAGTTCGCCGCACTCCGTGTTCCCCTGGGAACACGAGACGTGGCCGAGGTGCCGTCGGACACGCTACGGCCGGCGTGCAGCTCGTCCGACGCCCGCTGGAAGGAAGCGACGACGGTCCTGGTCGCGGGGTCTACCGTTCCCCTGTGACTGAGGCGTGGGTGTCGGTAGGCGTGAACGTCGTGCTCGTTGTTGTGACGATCATCTACGTGGTGCTCACCCGGAAACTAGCGCAGTCGTCGACGGCGGCAGCCGAGTCCGCGGCCGAGTCGGCGCGGGCTGCGGCGGAGTCGGTGCGAGCCCAGCGCGCTGCGATTGAGGCCGAGGTCAACCGCCGCCACGCGTGGTTCAAGACCGGCGGTGGAGGCGCCTACGAGGCGTGGCAGTTCGGGATCCGTCCGCTCATCGGGGCATACGAACTGCGCAAGGTTGTCCTCCTGGACTTCCACTTCATGCCGACGGTCGCCGACGCATCCGGCGCCAGTTCGTCTGTGTCGGTCAACGTGAACCGCACGATGACGCCGCTCGGGCAGCCCTTCCCCGTCCACGTGGATGAGGTCGAAGGTGCACGGTTCGAGGTTGACGTCGCGGCTCTCGCACGGGAGGTCTTCGCGGACGACCAGTGGGAGATCCTCCACTGGTCATGCGAGGTGACCTTCTCGCTCTCGGAGTTCTCGGACAGTGAGCGACGAGTGATTGTCTTCTCGGACCCGAAGATGGACCCGCGGCTGCACTGGCTGCGGGAGGCAGGTGAGTTGGGGCTCCGCTAGGCAGGGGCAAAGGCGGTCGAGACGACGAAGCGGGGGTCCTAGACGACGTCGCTGATCGACTGATCCCGCCCGTTGGTCGGGCAGGCGCGGTTCGAGCAGACGCGCCGTTCCTCGACTGGTGGTGTCGCATCAGCGATGGACATCTCGCCGGCGACTCGAACGATGCGCACGAGTGACCCACAGGTGCGGCACGGGGGTGTATCGGGCAGGTCTGTCACGCTCGCGAACCTAGCGGTCCCGAGGCCGCCCGTCTCGCTGGGCTGGCCTGCTCGTGGGTGCTGTCGAGTACACCGGCGGTCATGTCGAGCACACCGAGCACCACCTCCACCCCGGCCCCTACCCCGCCCTACAACGGCTACGCCCTGACGAAGGTGCGCCGCGCGGGCGGTGCCGAGACGGAGCGTTTCGAAGCCGTCCTGACCCGCGACGGCCGCCCCATCGCGCACGTCGCCAACGGGGGCGAGGGCGGGTCGCACAGGTGGTCACCCATCGACCCGGACGGGTGGGCGGCCATCGACCAGTTCAACGAGTTCGCGGCGGCGTGGAACGCCGGGAGTGAGCTCGCCGGGATCGAAGACGGCGACCAGCTCGTGAACAGGCTCCTCGAGGTTGACCAGCTCAACCGGAAGCGGTCGTTGCCGTTCCTCCTCGACGGGGCGGATTTCTGGACCAGCGGCGAGTACGCGGTCTTCCGCGGAGCGACCCCTGCGCAGACGCTCGAGGCACTGCGGAGCCCGATGTACTCGCACCGCCAGCCGCGCGTTTGGAGCCGCGAGGTCGGCGACTTCATCCCGGTGGGTTGACTGCTCGCCAACCCGCAATCGCCATGGCAGCGATGATCGCGCCGTGCTCTTGGCCATGAGCGAACTCGCGGCAGAGGTCGGTGAGGCATATGCGCACCTCCTTGCACTCGATGATCGCGTCGAGGTCGGCGGTCGTGGCGTCTTCCAGCGCCTCGTCGATCGCGTCGAGCACGCGCTGAGGTTCTGGGTGCGGTGGTTTGCAGAGCTTCAGATGCTCATCCATGGCGCGGAACGCTTCCAGCGCCCGATCGGGCGTGGTCATCGGCCCACCGGTCGTTCACCGCTCGCTGTTGGCGCGCTCTCGGGGCGCTGCGGGAGGTGGCGGTAGAGAGTCGCGACGCCGACTTCGAGGCGACGCGCGATCTCGGGGACCGTCAGGCCCTCGGTGTCACGCAGGTGGGCGGCATATCGGATCTGCTCGTCAGAGAGGCGGCGTGGCCGGCCGACCCGTCCTCCCTTGGCCTCCATCACGGCCCGGGCGTGTGCCACGCGTTCGCGGTTGTAGACCCGCTCGAGCTCACTGAACAGGGCCAGCAGGGAGAGCGCGATTGTGGCGGTCGGATTTTCGTCGGTGGTGTCGATCGGGAGCGGGTCCGCGAGCGTTCTGAGGCCGATGCCGCGCTCGCGCAGGTCGTGGACGAGGTTGAGGGTGTCCCGCAGCGACCGGCCGAGGCGATCGAGGGTGTAGACGAGGACGGTGTCGCCCGAGCGCGCGTAGGCCAGCATCGCCTGGAGCCCTTCACGCTGGGTCGTGGCCCCGGACCGCTTGTCGACAAAGACGCGCTCGGCCGGGACGCCGGCCGCCTCCATGGCGGCGAGTTGGCGGTCCAGGTGCTGGGCGGTGGTCGATACCCGGCAATACGCAATCGTCTGTCCTTGCGGGGCGGTGGCCGGGGTCGTCATGTGTCGACAGTATCGAAATCCTGACCTTGTCGTACGCTATTTCGAGGGCGAGTTTTGAGCACTACATGCGAGAGACCACGCGAGCGTGAGCGACGCGCGGCCGGCGCCATCCACGCGCCCCTCTCGAATCCAAGGTTTCGAGAGGCGCCAAGCGGCGAGGTGATCTGTCATCCTGGGCTCGTGGGCGACGACGTGCCGGGCTTAGCGTTCTTCCGCCATCCGACGCCGACGCTGGGCTGGCTCCAGACGAACCATGGTCGTCCACACCCTGCTGACCCCGCCACGCTGTTCGCGCGCATCGCGTTCTACCACCGCACGACCGCCGAAGCAGAGGCGACGCCACCTGTGCCTGGCTCGCCATTGGCGGTCGACGATGCCGCACTCGGTGCGTACCCGCTGTCGCACGGAGTGTCGATGGCTACTGGGGTGGCGATGGACCACCTCGAAGCGATCCGCAGTCTCGTCCAGGACGCCGGCGTCACGCACCCGTGGGCGGAGCACACGCTGCTCCGAGCCGCGTTCGAGAGTGCGTGCACAGCGCTCTGGCTTATCGGACCCGACGACGCTGGGGAACGTCGGCATCGCCGCCTGAGGCAGGTATGGAACGACGCCGATGAGAGCCGCAAGGCTCGGACGAAGCACAACGTTGAGCGACCCTCGGGCAGAACTCGCGACGAGATTGAAGCGTCGATTCTCGCCCTGGCTCCCGACGAGCGGTCGGTGTCGCACTGGACCTACCTCGACGTCGTTCGCGGCGCTGCGCTGCATATCGGGCAGCAGCCAGACTTCTTCGAGCTCGTATGGCGCGCGCAGAGCGGGCTAGCGCACGGGAAGAGTTGGGCGACGCTCGCGATGCTCGAGCGCGAGGAAGCCACCGGTGCCAGCGATGGAGAGGTCAGCATCCGGTTGACGACATCGGTGGAGCAGTTGGCGCCCGCAGCGGCGATGACCTTGAACATCGTGCGGCGAGCATGGGCTCTCTCAGAGACGCGAGGACGTTCCACCGGCGAAGAGAGGATCTCTCCTCCGGCCGACGGGGCGACTGTGCTGCCGACGGTCACTTCGTAGGTTCGGTCACGATTTCCGGTACACCCGGCCCCTGGCCTGGTGAGTGTGGTCGTGCGGCACGACGGCGGCCTGCACGCGCACGTGCTGGCGGACCACGACTCCGTGAGCGTCATCCCGACCGCGCGGGGCCCTCCTGTCTGCGCGCCGGGCACCATCTGTCGGTGCACTCTGCGATCGTCGGCTCATGGAGTGTTGGGGGGTAGCACGCGCGGTGGGGCCGAGGCTTCCGCGCACGTTGGCGATGCTCGCCGGTAGTGGCGTGCTCGCCTGGATGATCATCACCGGCAACTACTGGCTGATCTGGTCTGCGATCACCAGCGGCATCAGCACAGTGGCGCAGTGGACCGGCGTGTACGACGCCCTGACACACGTCGGCGCACCGTGACGCTGCCCGCTGGCCGGTACGGCTGGCTCCCCGACCACCAACTCCACCTAGTGGCGACGCTCGCGCACGCGGACCATCTGATCGAGCTGGCGTGCGAAGCGCTGCGGCCGATCATCCGGGACGGCGCCGTAGACCTCCGTGACCGCTACGAGGGCGCCTACTGCCTCGCCACCGTGAGCGCCGTCAAGCCGATCCCGCCGGCGGTCAGCCGCTACACCGCTGACGCGCTCACGCAACTGCGCGCGGCCGTTGAACATGTCCTGTACGCGGAGGTGGAGCACACCCTCGGGAGAGACCTCACGGATCGGGAGGAGAAGGTAGTCGAGACGCCCGCGTTCACCGACGCGGACAACCTCACGCGGTGGTTCAACGACAGCCGCCGGAAGACCATCGGGCCACTGCAGGACGGCACACGCCTCGCCAAACGGGTGCGGGAGCTCCAGCCCTACAACCTCCGGAAGACCCCAGATCAGCACCCTCTGCGGCTGCTGGCCGAGCACACGAACCATGCGAAGCACCGCGCCCCGGTCATCGCCGCCACGCGGATCGGCACGGTCATCCCGGACTGGATGCCACCGGGCGTGGAGATCCCGGCACAGGCCGAGCGCCCGGTGGAGGTCGGCGACGTCCTCGCGATCAGCCCTCGAGGCGTAGTCCTACCGATGGACATCTGGCCGACGATCAGCATCCGACGCCCTCACACCGGGCAGTACCCCGTCCTCGCCCACGAACTCGATCTGATCGCCGACTGGGTGCGGACCGTCGCGATCCCGATCCTCATTGCGGGAACCCGCGACGTCGCCCCACTGCCCGTGCAGCTCGACACGTCGGCACCGTGGGCGGACGTGCGCGACGCCCTTGCTGACGGTGGGCACATGACTGCGGCCGCGCGGTTCCGGCGCTCGATTCAGGTCGCTATCGCTCGCGACAACCTCGCCTTCGTCATGGACAGCCACCCGGAGCAACCCGGCAGGAGCGACGTTCGGCGGTGGGTCGCCGCCCTCAGCGACGAGGAGGTGCTCGAGCGGGCGACCTCGATCGGCGGCGTGGTGTCGGTCGATGACGCCGTGTACGCGAAATCGGTGACGGACCGCTGGGTCGACGAGATTCGAGCCGTGGCGACTCCGTAGCGGGCGCGCAGTCCCGTCCGGGTGATCACCTACCGTTCAGCGCCGCGCCGGCCATGGTTTCCGGCGCTTGACCCGATGCTGCCCCGACAACGCGCGACTCTGTCACGATGGCGCGATGAAGGCGGAGTCGAGCCCGGAGTACCTCCGCAGTGTGCTCAGCGCGGTGAGGACCTTTCGATCCGAGCTTGAGTACTTCCTCACGTTGCACGTCGTGAACGAAACCATCGCGCGTGGGATCGCACCCGCCATCTTCGCCCGCGATGGTGTCGACCAGGCGACGATCGACTTGTCCGCCGCGCGGGTGAGTGAAGCCGCCGGCCGCGCGTCCGAGGCGACCGGTCTGACCAACTGCTACGTGTCGGTCCAGGGGGCGGGCTCCGTCGACCCCATCGCCGCGTGGCTCTCAATGACGCAGCCCAAGCCGGTGCTTGAGTCAGGCGACGTTGTGGGCGCCGCCAACCAGATGGTTGGGCGGCTTGAGGCGATGATCGCGAGGGCTGAGGCCGAAGAGCCCCCGACCACGGGAGTCGCGGCGATGCACCCGTTGGTGTGGGGCGCGGCGAGTCGGCTCTGGCGTGACGGTCACTACCGTGAAGCCGTCGCAACTGCAGGAGAAGCGCTGGCGGACAACGTGAAGGCGGTCACGGGTCGCCGAGATGTGGCCGACACCGCGCTCTGGCAGGAGGTGTTCTCGGACAGGGCGGCCGCGCCCGGACGGCCGAGACTGCGATGGCCGGGCGATCCGGCAGATCGCGACGTGAAGAACATGACCGACGGCCTCCGACAGTTCGCTCCGGGTGCACAGATGGTGATCCGTAACCCCGCAGCCCACAGCACGAGCCCGATCAGTGCGCAGGAGGGGTTGGAGCGCCTCGCTGCGCTCAGCCTCCTGGCGCGATGGGTGGACGATTGCGACCTCGTCGTTGAGGCCGGCGAAGTCTCGACACCCGGACCGATGCCAGGCTCACGCACATGATCGACGGACAGCGACCGCGCGAGTGCGACGCGTTCGACCTACCCGACGTCATCCTCGGTCGGAACGACGAAGAGCTCTACGGCGCCCTTGGCAGGGTCGCGTGCCTCGCTGCCGTGCTGGAGGATCAGCTCCGCACGCTCCTCCAGGCGCTGCACGGCGTCGACGCGTCGGCGTACTCGCGGAAGCCGGCAGGTCAACTCGTGGCCGCGCTCCGCGCGGGTGCCGAGGGCTTGAGTTGCGCTGCGGCCGAACGTGACCTCCTGCGCACCTACCTCGATGGGGCCGCGGCGGCGCTTGTGCGACGTAACGACCTGCTCCACAGCCTCTGGCCGGCTCAGCCGGACGGTTCGGCGTTTCGTCACCGACTCGATCCCGACGGGATCCGGGTGACTGTGCGTACGAGCGTTAGCGACGTCCGGGAAGTGCTCAGGTCGCTGGTCGGCCTCGTCATGGGATGGCCCCGTCTGTACGCCATTGTGGGCGCCTCGGCGCGAGCAACTAGGTGAGATCGCGTCGTCGGATTGGTGCGGCCCCGACTGGGCAACGCGGCGGACTTGGTGATCCGCTCTGCCGCAACTTCCGGAGCACTTGCTCGCTGCAGAGGCGCGATTGCCGCTTGTACACTAAGAACGTACAACACGCAATGACTGTAACGCATTTGTAGCTCAATTCTGCCCGGCTTCTCTTCCCGCGTCCCTTTGCTAGAGGGACCGTGGAGGCATGGAATCGCGCACCCGAACGCACCCGAACGCACCCGATGCCCCGCCATTGGCATTCCCACTGCCCGCGGCTGCCCGCCACGCGGGGATCTCGATCCGAACCCTCCGCTATGCGATCGCACGCGGCGAGATCGCCGTGCATCGGCCCAGTTCCCGCCCCGTGGTCCTGGCGACCGATCTGCAGGCGTGGCTCGAGGGCGCCCCCGCCGACCGGGCCGCAGCGCCGCGTCGGCCAGCCACGGGGCGTGCAGCATGAACGCCTCGACCTGGGAGCCCGGGACTGTGGCGACGGTCGAGGTCGCGATGCACGAGGGCCGCTACGCGGCCGAGGCGCTGGCCGTGGCCGTCGTGCTCGACCAGGCCGACGACAGCGGGGGTGAGAGCCGGTACCTCTTCCTCGACGTCGCGCCCGACTCCACGTGGGCCCCGATCCTTGCTGCCGCGGCTTCGGCCCTGCGCGAGGCTGGCTGCCCCGCCGGTGCCGTCACGTGGGCGGGCCAGCCTGAGCGCCTCGTCGAGGACTGCGGCTGTAGCTGGATCAGCCGCGAGCTTGCCCTCCCCACCGCTGGGGACACGGAAACCTACGAGGGAGCTCGACGATGACCACCGACCCGACCACCACCCCCACCCCTGCCCCTGCCCGTCGCCCCTCGTGGGGCGTGCGGGCGTGGCGCCGTGGCTACGGCCCTGCTGCCGGCGGTGGTGTGCGCGGCCGGGTGCGGCGGGTGTTCGCGATGACCGTGGCCGGTGCGCCCCTCGCGCTGGTCGCCGGCTGGGAGCTCGCCAGCCTGCAGGCCGGCAACGGCTGGACGATCCCGGGCGTCCTCTGACCCACCCACCATCCACCTTCTCCCTCTACCCAGGGTCGGCACCCACCACCTAGGCCGACCCGCACCCGCACCGAACGACACGCACAACCCCCCGTGTGGGGTGGTTGGCAGCAGACCGACCCTGAGAAGCGGGTCAGAGAGAACGTGGTGGTCC
Coding sequences within:
- a CDS encoding recombinase family protein, producing the protein MTTPATAPQGQTIAYCRVSTTAQHLDRQLAAMEAAGVPAERVFVDKRSGATTQREGLQAMLAYARSGDTVLVYTLDRLGRSLRDTLNLVHDLRERGIGLRTLADPLPIDTTDENPTATIALSLLALFSELERVYNRERVAHARAVMEAKGGRVGRPRRLSDEQIRYAAHLRDTEGLTVPEIARRLEVGVATLYRHLPQRPESAPTASGERPVGR
- a CDS encoding CU044_5270 family protein encodes the protein MDLTTLLESTAPVDRDLSADALSRARTRLDAEVRAAGARVHATRRARRRRAALVSFVSVAAATAFVIAPTLDLGGSPGAASAEAAAVLVSAAAAAGSQGEGWPDAAYWHVVSTQEYDGQTYPREIWRGRLTDTVFQDGALGEHADLAGADGVYTMSLGPTQFDAGTAVDWAGLYALPTDPTELERVLREGGDGKGPNPDSELWSVVGELQSETPASPALRSALWTVASRIPGVVVVGTVTDSVGRTGTAVERDESDIGWHRMRFIIDPDNGNLLEEVSYDESGAVSWRMTILSQGPTDTAPAADPPVCGPGSVPEHSC
- a CDS encoding RNA polymerase sigma factor, whose protein sequence is MNPDTPSDDELLLRLPLHPEAMGPLFERHSGAVHRFLSRRVGAQAAEDLLAEVFVAAVSARVRVRPHASGSALPWLYGIARNVIRAHLRSRPRPAGWPVDDDIDWAAVDERIDALGRRDELRRVLAVLTADEREVLLLVAWNGLTPAESAALLGITAEAARSRLARARRRAQHTLDTAAVIAD
- a CDS encoding helix-turn-helix domain-containing protein, with translation MRTAAPALVPIFRSDLQARLLLRVLTDAEPHTAAELARLLRAPEPTVHREVRRLLDADLLTSSAVGRANVLKPADHNPATAPLRQLLTVTYGPAPYLERALSGIAGIQKAAIYGSWAARWHGELGPTPGDVDVLVVGSPNRDEVYDALEGIDTALGREVNVTFASPARWESGEETFLVAIRQRPMVPLHLTDTDTKGA
- a CDS encoding SulP family inorganic anion transporter: MPGGEDRPGPSVRRTVRDAYGRRSPFASSVREPLARRLVPVVTSVRGYSRSRLQQDVVAGLTVAALALPAGMAYAELAGLPVTAGLYALLLPVLVYAGMGATRRGVIGPEGAVALLVASALGPLAVAGSAEYSTLAAALAIGVGCLFLVARLLHLGWLADYFSQSVLVGYISGVAVLMALGQLTKLTGVSSSLEGELRAAADTLLHLGDANVWTVAVGVVTLVILVVLPRFAPRVPAALVVVVLGVGVSWALDLQAHGVALTGPVPPGLPDLARPEVGADEIRSLVMPALAIFLVSFADAILIARSFAAKHRETVDADQELLAYGLASVASGFSHGMPIGASGSRTAVNDSMRATSQVSGFVAFSAIALILLVLTEPIQYLPSAVLGAVILVASLRLVEPAQWRALTRSSRAEVVIAAVTAVFVVTIGVLAAIAVAVVLSLVDVIRRMAAPEDAVLGWSEEDGRFADVRTRPDAVVTPGVVVYRLQGRLFFANAHFFKRRIWAAVDGAPRPVATVVLDAGGISGIDATAVDAVAEVHAGCLARNITLEVARATADLREHFDSTGLTDVIGAGHFHPTVVAAVAAATT
- a CDS encoding TIGR02391 family protein: MKAESSPEYLRSVLSAVRTFRSELEYFLTLHVVNETIARGIAPAIFARDGVDQATIDLSAARVSEAAGRASEATGLTNCYVSVQGAGSVDPIAAWLSMTQPKPVLESGDVVGAANQMVGRLEAMIARAEAEEPPTTGVAAMHPLVWGAASRLWRDGHYREAVATAGEALADNVKAVTGRRDVADTALWQEVFSDRAAAPGRPRLRWPGDPADRDVKNMTDGLRQFAPGAQMVIRNPAAHSTSPISAQEGLERLAALSLLARWVDDCDLVVEAGEVSTPGPMPGSRT